A stretch of DNA from Cryptomeria japonica chromosome 4, Sugi_1.0, whole genome shotgun sequence:
GCATATTGGATTATTCATTCAATGAGGCTGATGGTAGTGAGCTTGACCAATATCTACCCATGCCCATGGAAGACACCTTTGGTCTATCGGACCATGAAAAATTTCCTGCCCTGTCAATATCGGATTATTCCTTCATGTCCTTACCCTGCGAGTCCGATGGTGCTGAGCTTGACCAATATCTTACCATCGACGACACCTTTTAGCTGCCAGAACATGACATGTTTCCTTTCGGGGAGGAAGTCATGAGCCATGATTTATTTGATATTTTTCCTTTCAACGAGGAACTGTTTAATAATGACAAGACGTCCGGACAGCTGGAAGAACATTCTCACGCAGGAAATTCCCAGACTTTAAatgcttcaacttcttcaagaatcTGGACGAATGATAGGCGAGGAGAAATATGATTACGCTGCGTCACTGGTGAGCAAATGCGAAGATTTGTCTTTTCAGCTGGGGAATCCCACACAGAGGCTCGGCTATTATATCTCTGACGCCCTGCAGGAGACAATCAAACGCCAGAGTCTCGGCATGTTAAACAACCTAGATAAACTAGTCCCTGATTTTGCCTTCAATATAgatggtgaaattgacaaaaatgagTTTCGCAGTTTCCTTGCTTACTCtaatagagttctaccctatgtaaaAGTAATTCAGTTCACGTCTGTGCAGGCGATCATAGACGTCGTGGGGAAAGCCAAGAAAATTAATGTAATTGATCTAGGGATGCGAACTGAGTCGCACTGGACAGTATTGATGGAGTATCTTGCACACAGATCTGTTTCCTCTTCTTTCCCTACGCTTAACCTTCTCAGGATTACAGCAGTTGGCATGGATGGCGAAGGGCTTAGGAACACCGAAAAAAGACTTCATGAGCTGGCTAAATCCTACGGAATTCCATTTTCTTACAACATGGTGGAGATCGAAAACATAGAGGAGATTAAGGAAGAGTTATTCACCGTTAGACATGGTGAGGCTTTGGCAGTTTATGCTCCAATTGTTCTCAGAAGTTTGTTATATGACCCCGTCGTTCTGGACAACGTCTTAAGTGTTATCAAGAACCTGAGGCCAAGGGTAATGGCGCTTCTTGAAATAGAAGCGCAGCATAATTCTCCATCTTTTGTAAATAGATTCAGCGAGGTTCTTTTCTATTACATGGCGTATTTTGATTTGTTGGATGTTAGCTTAATAGATAGAAATGATATTAATAGGGTGAAGCATGAAGAATTGATTACTGGAAGTCAGATAAGTAATATAATAGTCTATGAGGGGAAGGAGAGGTCTGTTAGGCATGTTGGAACTGATGTATGGAGATGTTTGCTCAAACAAGCAGGGTTCAGGGAAAAGAGCTTCAGCTTTCAAGCTATGTATCAGGCTAGATTGTTATTAGGAGAACATGCTTCTGGAGAATATTATACTTTGGAGGCCGATGGACTTGCCAGAATTTTAAGGTGGAAAGGAACACCATTTATCGCACTCTCGGCATGGAGTGCTGTAAGAATGATCGTTCATGGCGATTGCTGAAACAAATTTCTGCATAttgtaaaaatattataataaactgGAAGGAGTTCGCCTCCCCATTTTCATGAACAAGAGTTCGATAGACTAACCGTTTGGGTTTTCATTTAGTCATTTAAGTCGAAGCCATAACATCTAAGGACAGGACAAGTAGAACTGGGCTAATGCACTACTACTATAGTGTTATCGTTGCATTAATATAATTGTATCTTCCTTTTTTGAATGGTTCATTTCTTCTCATCATATTTGTAATGGAGGAGGCCTTTTTGATAGTTAAAAAATATAAATGAGAttagatttttaaaatattattaagaaattaattttaaatgtaataagtataAATTTGATAGGAAATCTTTTTGTTTAAAAataaactgaaaaacattttatatataattatttattattgtttaaagTTGATAATtaaaaagcctatatgagaaaggGAAACTTTACTTAGAATTTCAATATCATgggtttttgattaagataaaatgggctttatagggacctgaaacctAGATCCAAAAAACAAGGCCGAACCAGTAGGAAACCGGAACAAAAAAACTAGCCAAACGGCAACAGAAACAAGGGAAACGCCCCATAGAGCCTGACAGgaagggataactttaagaaaaccCCCCCAcctcgggcaactgtgtaaaatcttggcgaatcagacattatttttggggggaaattttcatatggatggtgaaatttttttttaaaatgaggaaGAAATTATTtgttattggcgattttttttctagggtacgaaaatgccataaatttctggcaaataataccttgttctatggggaaaatatttattgtgggaggcgaataattattgttaaaaggaacaaatatataattgtatgagtgaaaaattttactccaaaggaaaaattatttaaatgtattggcgatttttatccaccgcttgaaaattatttaatttgttttggcgaatattttgttatttatggtacaatatataattcattggcgatttcataaattcattgccattaatagacaaggcacatcacatcacataatacattgagtccggactctacatgatgtatcaataagcacgacctctttgacacgtaaagggtgacacatacctaaaatctatcaataattttaaactgttcgatgatcgtatatcaatggctgaagttttattttgacccaattttctgaagagaacatagctcaccaaaaagtgtccaaaatggaattggattcaatagacacgtatcaaatgtcacaaatcacgattgataatttcgtacatttaatatatatctattcacttatcaTAATCTACtctatccccatgacttccaatgtgatacttgccaatttggtattggttcatagttgtttccaatttcacacactcgtgcatttatgggaaagatttgcagagatacgaaagatttaaaaaaatttatagcagttaatactgttaaagaagtaattattacaatcaagagtgtcaacaatttatatacaatctctgcttctttcatcttcaattagacattgccatttggtagataaatcattagAGCTCAcaatattttaggtttataggctcactgctcaggttgtttaatttgttaatcctattttctcaagatggacactcccatccgcttgagaagcatttctgcaaaggactagagggcctttctaggctccattagagacccaaccctccaatcagtctacaaagaggttgggtcgttcaccaatgaggctgtgtggatggtgttgggtagagaatttctgcaaaatgaaaataggtaccgtgttaacacggaccttacatcccgtttcttagcatctcttctagacttgggaggagacaaggtggatatgctgatgctgttgaggaaggttttttaGGAAGACTTCCTCGAAGACAacattactcttgtcattcttgtagaagtaggggtggggatcccttgggtgagtgatttatccaagcttctcctccctgaccaaacattgCTAGTGGCTAGGCAACTGTTTCTCCTAAACCTAAATGCGGAGCAGCTGATGCATCACAAAAAATGGGCGCGCATTGGCATGGACTTCCtctagaaatggttcctcctggatgactttccaaactacatgtggcttgaagaattctctcagcttatgttgtctgaagaattctacatggaaggagggctagattcttagtgcaaaattgtaaacaattccac
This window harbors:
- the LOC131027291 gene encoding GRAS family protein RAM1-like; amino-acid sequence: MIGEEKYDYAASLVSKCEDLSFQLGNPTQRLGYYISDALQETIKRQSLGMLNNLDKLVPDFAFNIDGEIDKNEFRSFLAYSNRVLPYVKVIQFTSVQAIIDVVGKAKKINVIDLGMRTESHWTVLMEYLAHRSVSSSFPTLNLLRITAVGMDGEGLRNTEKRLHELAKSYGIPFSYNMVEIENIEEIKEELFTVRHGEALAVYAPIVLRSLLYDPVVLDNVLSVIKNLRPRVMALLEIEAQHNSPSFVNRFSEVLFYYMAYFDLLDVSLIDRNDINRVKHEELITGSQISNIIVYEGKERSVRHVGTDVWRCLLKQAGFREKSFSFQAMYQARLLLGEHASGEYYTLEADGLARILRWKGTPFIALSAWSAVRMIVHGDC